In the Natronoglycomyces albus genome, CGATAGCCCAGGAGCCGCCCGGCCCGACGGCGAGGGCTTCCTCTCTCGAGCGGAAGCCAACAACGAGGCTCCAAGACGCGGCGCGGAGCCAGAAGAGGTCACCGAATGGTGGGACAACCTCTCCGAGGAGCAACAACAACACATCCTGGAGAACCGCCCCGAGAACATCGCGGAGCTTGACGGCATCCCCTTCGATGTCCGAAACGAGGCCAACACGGCACTGTTGGAATCCGAGCTGTCCGACATAGACACAAGGTTGTCCGATATTCGTTCCCAAATGGACGCGATGCAACCGCCAGAGGGCCAGATGGACGCCGCCCGCTACCGAGAGCTCGCCCAAGAGGGCCGCGAGTTGACCCAACGACAAGACGCGTTGGAGAACCTCCAATCGAAACTGGACTCCAGTACTCAATTGACCGATCAACCACATCTATTGCTGGCTTTCGATACTGAGGCTGACAACGTCATCATGTCCGTCGGAGATCCCGGCACGTCCGCATATATCGCCACATACGTACCGGGCACCGGAATGTCCATGTTGGACACCGATCGCTTTAATACCGAGCTGGGACGCTCCCGCAGCCTGGTGGACAGCGCCGAGCTGGAATACGGGGTAGGTAACGACACCGCAGTAATCATGTACGCCAACTTCGAAAACCCTCAGACCGTTTTCGATATCACCAACGTGACAGGTGGCTTTACGGGAGAGGCTGGCGAAGCCCACTACGTGACCAACGGAGCCGAGGGTCTGGCCACCTTTACCGAGGGCCTGGCATCAACCAGCGACTACCAGTCCCATACTGCGATCGGCCACTCCGCCGGAGGGGCCGCAGTCGGCACTGCGGCAGCCCTGGACAATTTTCAGGCCGACAATCTCATTTATGTCGGCTCCGCCGGAGCTGGCGACGGCGTCTACAATGCATCGGACCTGTCAGTGGACAACGTTTTCTCCACCGCCGCGCCTTCTGACTTCATAAACGTGCCCGGTCTTGGTTCAATCGGTGAAACTCACGTTCATGGCGGCAACGTCGTCAACCCGTCTTTTGGGGCCGATTTTTTCGGCAGCGATAACCGAGGAAATCGCTTTCAGATGGGCGAAAACCACCGCGGATACTTCGACTTCTCCCCCGACGGCGCCGATGGTGATCACAACCGAGGACTGGAAGGAATGACCGGAGTCATGGTCCACAACGATCCGCGCCATCCTGGTTCCAACTAAGGACCCCAGTTCCGATGCGACATTCGACAGAGCCCGGGGGCTCCCAATGATCAACCCGATCTCCGCGCAGCTGCGCCGAACTGACTACGACGCCTTTGCCATGGCCGAGGAAACTATCTCCGACGTGATCGCCCTCCTTTCGAATTTTGTGGGATTCCAGCGGCGGATGTGGATAGCGCACCCATGCGCTCACGACGGCCAGGTAAAACCCGACTCCGTCCATGCCGAAGTGACGTATGTGTTCGGCCCGGACGACTCGGCCTCTCCTGTTACCCGCAAGACATATGTGGAGATCCTTCGGCAAGCCTTGGCCACTGACGGACGCACCCTGTTTCGCGACGAGGCCACCAACCAAGGAACTCACCATTCGCTGGAAGCCACAACCGCCGAAGGCCTCAACCTGTACTACCGGGTCGCGCACTACGTTTACGTGCGAGTCCATTCCGGATGTGTCGTGCGTACC is a window encoding:
- a CDS encoding alpha/beta hydrolase, with the protein product MANKVDADLEQMRNAADETDNVISELRKDSQSIDVGLFNLAQNFEGDAADNLMGFRNSFAMEAGMVQARLGDIVMALRQNIANYSETDSANAEGITGASGGSGSLADALRDGGAAREGGGFHSRGEVGGGIDSPGAARPDGEGFLSRAEANNEAPRRGAEPEEVTEWWDNLSEEQQQHILENRPENIAELDGIPFDVRNEANTALLESELSDIDTRLSDIRSQMDAMQPPEGQMDAARYRELAQEGRELTQRQDALENLQSKLDSSTQLTDQPHLLLAFDTEADNVIMSVGDPGTSAYIATYVPGTGMSMLDTDRFNTELGRSRSLVDSAELEYGVGNDTAVIMYANFENPQTVFDITNVTGGFTGEAGEAHYVTNGAEGLATFTEGLASTSDYQSHTAIGHSAGGAAVGTAAALDNFQADNLIYVGSAGAGDGVYNASDLSVDNVFSTAAPSDFINVPGLGSIGETHVHGGNVVNPSFGADFFGSDNRGNRFQMGENHRGYFDFSPDGADGDHNRGLEGMTGVMVHNDPRHPGSN